One stretch of Corynebacterium imitans DNA includes these proteins:
- a CDS encoding G5 domain-containing protein, with the protein MRSFYTMPEYKGTNLSAQQGMRFNVLAKPRTVTQLQDAAKSNNEYLGHDGAFESSNSLTRYNKPNFIDKHQWSFDDTQFHDPKYDPDQQAIISGVEDNKPTKERQVVSFKEAGDKITDLVKKREDGGFEAEVKLDKKNVYSGWDAKMDPKTYEVTVTAPLNPAPGTFAQPRVIVTYSNGSQDIIPLLVTVDHNHTQVSELKLETPGTTKGVPGQDIEAQLTVGKVIDDYGPFTPTSYEVVGGVPEGWTVTVDENGKVTAKSPKDAPSFSTITPKIRATYPDGTIDEVDVSFQVVNNVKVPDYTAVSGKAEEEVKLQPVMPPVGLGGKETDEEPNRYTFEDGTTEYKVGDWTVTIDEDTGELTSTIPKSALPGAQLTVPVKVYYPSGANPQIATGTISVIGDGSGEDNAFYRPQLTKAGESVKSDITTLLDDPKKATYKLPPKKQWPADWEFSIDESGTVTATPGENVPNGATVTIPVEVTYPDGSKASVPADFTVVDAYARANQPSYPTVTGDIGTTVTSKVDRTYLDDNAEPRFSLVTDPKDPDYIAPPRNLTWDQVKIDPVTGEITTPIGANVLPGSSADIPVRVTYKDGSRDFTIATVVAKGKHRQIYEPKYELKTTKPGVEKASPILDDTKVPERDLAEDKSKRFSAPDTVEGWTVEVDESGIVTATPPADAKAGDGIQVPVEVTYLDGSKETVFAPFKVIEEQKDVNEPYYSVEVTGPGVKVDRPIKPNNIPAGSKFAFSVDGDNPITKTTVDGWDYEINPDTGEISVTPPANAKPGDKHDYKITVTYPDGSVDDVPVSTIVKLTNNWESEPVIPSQTVYPGGTATSPIGVEKPAEINLHPDTPYTINPKGKGLEATGENNEFGNPTYKVKTANGDWLVGLDDKGNVISTAPATAKAGDKIDVPVIVTYEDGSKDNAKAVVNVEDVLTREVPFKVEYKYSDEIPAGEYKVETKGELGEEKLNGETREWDQTKAPVNEVIVIGTKPSATSQKVEWKAPIPFEVETRPNPALKPGEIKVVQNGVPGEKTYTADFTSKGDEATVKPEEKQTKAPVNQIIEYGPTLEDQTLTSTKTREVAFETEFIVDNTVPVGQTKIEQEGENGEELITSTQKVENGKPVGEPTITIEETKAPKKQIVRVGSMTDGTYELEEKLPIPFDTRIEYDPEIPAGEYKVVTEGKPGEKITKITQKIENSKVVEATRGETTSTEPVTQVIKVGTKQATASDKVEWKQPIPYPTELRANPNLAPGEVRVVQEGKDGETTYTATFTGTSGEAAKTEESSRTEPTPRIVEYGPGLEDNALVSKTTRSVDFETKVIEDPNLEEGKQVIEHGEFGEEVVTTTQKLVNGKPSGEPEVTTERTKEPKNAVIRIGTKKVEQPTPPTDEPEQPTPPTTPPTDEPTPPTDEPEQPEEPTPDPSVPPKEVELPFTTRIIYDETLKPGEEIVEQEGENGKVEVTVENGQPSVKTTKEPIQRIVRVGTKPADGVEWNERIPFEVQVKLDPTLEAGQHKVEHEGKPGLVHHKSDGSEETLIEKQDHVILIGTKKPEGEPEDPTPVPEGGIEIDVRYTTRVVFDPNLEPGEEVEDVAGKDGKYVIKIVDGKPVAELVEQPVERVVRVGSKPSKRTSWTEELAYDYEIVEDPNLESGKHEIVQPGKPGERIHREDGSVVEVPAQKLIIKVGTKKTEPTAPTEPTDPTEPSVPADPQDPSKGSSEKAKRCVANAFAANSPILWLLPIGLLAGVGYGVNEAFGPQIQQAVGQLNRRVQESLPETDFGRGGHGHNFEQPEWMRELQAQADAVNRQFAGYGEQLQPLGIALGAIAALSLTGVLIAQACREEGFDNGLTVLGSSAEGKTSSEKDGSSSQK; encoded by the coding sequence GTGAGATCTTTTTACACCATGCCGGAGTACAAGGGCACGAACCTGAGCGCTCAGCAGGGCATGCGCTTCAACGTGCTCGCCAAGCCGCGTACGGTTACACAGCTCCAGGACGCTGCTAAGAGCAACAATGAGTATCTCGGGCATGATGGAGCCTTCGAAAGCTCGAACTCGCTGACGCGCTATAACAAGCCGAACTTTATTGACAAACACCAATGGAGCTTCGACGACACTCAGTTCCACGACCCGAAGTATGACCCTGACCAGCAGGCAATCATCTCCGGCGTGGAGGACAACAAACCCACCAAGGAACGCCAGGTGGTCTCGTTCAAGGAAGCCGGGGACAAGATTACGGACCTGGTGAAGAAGCGTGAGGACGGCGGCTTTGAGGCCGAGGTCAAGCTGGACAAGAAGAACGTCTACTCAGGCTGGGACGCCAAGATGGATCCCAAGACCTATGAGGTCACCGTCACAGCGCCCCTGAACCCAGCTCCTGGTACCTTTGCTCAGCCACGCGTCATTGTGACCTACTCCAACGGCTCGCAGGATATCATCCCGTTGCTTGTGACGGTGGATCACAACCACACCCAGGTTTCGGAGCTCAAGCTCGAGACCCCAGGCACCACGAAGGGTGTTCCGGGGCAAGACATCGAAGCACAGCTGACTGTGGGCAAGGTCATTGATGACTATGGCCCCTTCACCCCGACGTCTTATGAGGTAGTGGGTGGTGTGCCGGAGGGCTGGACGGTGACCGTGGATGAAAACGGTAAGGTCACCGCAAAGTCCCCGAAGGACGCGCCGAGCTTCTCGACGATCACCCCGAAGATCAGGGCTACCTACCCGGATGGCACGATCGACGAAGTCGATGTTTCCTTCCAAGTAGTCAACAACGTGAAGGTGCCGGACTACACCGCTGTCTCCGGCAAGGCCGAGGAGGAAGTGAAGCTTCAGCCGGTCATGCCCCCGGTTGGCCTGGGTGGCAAGGAAACCGACGAAGAGCCGAACCGCTACACCTTCGAGGACGGCACCACCGAGTACAAGGTGGGCGACTGGACCGTCACCATCGATGAGGACACCGGTGAGCTGACCTCCACCATCCCGAAGTCTGCTCTGCCAGGCGCGCAGCTCACCGTTCCGGTGAAGGTGTACTACCCTAGTGGCGCGAACCCGCAGATCGCTACCGGCACCATCAGCGTTATTGGCGACGGCTCCGGCGAGGACAACGCCTTCTACCGTCCCCAGCTCACTAAGGCTGGCGAGTCGGTGAAGTCGGACATCACGACCTTGTTGGATGATCCGAAGAAGGCCACATACAAGCTGCCTCCGAAGAAGCAGTGGCCTGCTGATTGGGAGTTCTCCATCGATGAGAGCGGTACCGTTACCGCAACCCCGGGTGAAAACGTGCCGAACGGTGCTACCGTCACCATTCCGGTAGAAGTCACTTACCCTGACGGCTCCAAGGCAAGCGTGCCGGCGGACTTTACCGTTGTTGACGCATACGCCCGCGCCAATCAGCCGTCTTACCCGACGGTGACTGGTGATATCGGCACCACGGTGACGAGTAAGGTCGACCGCACGTACTTGGATGATAATGCTGAACCACGCTTCTCCCTCGTGACTGACCCGAAGGATCCTGACTACATTGCGCCGCCGCGCAACCTCACCTGGGACCAGGTGAAGATTGATCCAGTCACGGGTGAGATCACCACGCCAATTGGAGCTAACGTCCTTCCTGGCTCTTCTGCGGATATTCCAGTTCGTGTGACCTACAAGGATGGTTCGCGGGACTTCACCATCGCCACCGTCGTGGCCAAGGGTAAGCACCGCCAGATCTACGAGCCGAAGTATGAGCTGAAGACCACGAAGCCTGGCGTCGAGAAGGCTTCCCCGATTTTGGATGACACCAAGGTTCCGGAGCGCGACCTAGCCGAAGACAAGTCGAAGCGTTTCAGCGCACCCGACACTGTCGAGGGCTGGACAGTCGAGGTCGACGAGTCCGGCATCGTGACGGCGACCCCGCCGGCGGACGCGAAGGCTGGCGACGGCATCCAGGTTCCTGTGGAGGTGACATACCTGGACGGTTCCAAGGAGACTGTGTTCGCACCGTTCAAGGTGATCGAGGAGCAGAAGGACGTCAACGAGCCGTATTACTCCGTGGAAGTTACGGGCCCAGGCGTCAAGGTCGACCGACCCATCAAGCCAAACAACATCCCGGCCGGGTCCAAATTCGCCTTCAGCGTCGACGGTGACAATCCGATCACCAAGACCACCGTTGACGGGTGGGACTACGAGATCAACCCGGACACCGGTGAGATTTCTGTGACCCCGCCTGCCAACGCGAAGCCGGGCGATAAGCACGACTACAAGATCACCGTTACCTACCCAGATGGCTCGGTGGATGATGTCCCCGTCAGCACCATTGTGAAGCTGACCAATAACTGGGAGTCTGAGCCGGTTATTCCGTCGCAGACGGTGTACCCGGGTGGTACGGCGACGTCGCCGATTGGCGTCGAAAAGCCTGCAGAGATCAACCTGCACCCGGATACCCCTTACACGATCAACCCGAAGGGCAAGGGTCTGGAGGCGACAGGTGAGAACAACGAGTTCGGCAACCCGACCTACAAGGTGAAGACGGCGAACGGCGACTGGCTCGTTGGCCTGGATGACAAGGGCAACGTCATCTCCACCGCGCCGGCAACCGCTAAGGCTGGCGACAAGATCGATGTTCCGGTCATCGTGACCTACGAGGACGGCTCGAAGGACAACGCTAAGGCCGTGGTCAACGTTGAGGATGTGCTGACGCGCGAGGTTCCGTTCAAGGTTGAGTACAAGTACTCCGACGAAATCCCTGCCGGCGAGTACAAGGTTGAGACCAAGGGCGAGCTTGGTGAAGAGAAGCTGAACGGGGAGACCCGTGAGTGGGATCAAACGAAGGCTCCGGTTAACGAGGTCATCGTCATCGGCACCAAGCCGTCCGCGACTTCCCAGAAGGTCGAGTGGAAGGCACCGATCCCGTTTGAGGTTGAGACCCGTCCGAACCCGGCGCTGAAGCCGGGCGAGATCAAGGTTGTCCAGAATGGCGTCCCGGGCGAGAAGACCTACACCGCGGACTTCACCTCCAAGGGCGATGAAGCAACGGTGAAGCCGGAGGAGAAGCAGACCAAGGCCCCGGTCAACCAGATCATCGAGTACGGTCCGACCCTCGAGGACCAGACGCTGACATCGACGAAGACCCGCGAGGTTGCGTTCGAGACCGAGTTCATCGTGGACAACACGGTGCCGGTTGGGCAGACAAAGATTGAGCAGGAGGGTGAGAACGGCGAAGAGCTGATCACCTCTACCCAGAAGGTCGAGAACGGCAAGCCTGTTGGCGAGCCGACGATCACCATCGAAGAGACGAAGGCGCCGAAGAAGCAGATCGTCCGTGTCGGTTCCATGACCGATGGCACGTACGAGCTGGAAGAGAAGCTGCCGATCCCGTTCGACACCCGGATTGAGTACGACCCGGAGATCCCGGCTGGCGAGTACAAGGTCGTCACTGAGGGCAAGCCTGGTGAGAAGATCACCAAGATCACCCAGAAAATTGAGAACAGCAAGGTTGTCGAGGCCACGCGTGGTGAGACGACCAGCACTGAGCCGGTCACCCAGGTGATCAAGGTCGGTACGAAGCAGGCAACCGCATCCGACAAGGTTGAGTGGAAGCAGCCGATCCCGTACCCGACTGAGCTGCGCGCGAACCCGAACCTTGCTCCGGGTGAGGTCAGGGTCGTCCAGGAAGGTAAGGACGGCGAGACAACCTATACGGCCACCTTCACGGGCACCAGCGGTGAAGCCGCAAAGACCGAGGAATCGTCTCGTACTGAGCCGACTCCGCGGATCGTCGAGTACGGCCCGGGCCTCGAGGACAACGCGCTGGTGTCTAAGACGACCCGTTCGGTCGACTTCGAGACCAAGGTCATCGAGGACCCTAACCTCGAAGAGGGCAAGCAGGTCATCGAGCACGGCGAATTCGGCGAGGAGGTTGTGACCACCACGCAGAAGCTTGTCAACGGCAAGCCGTCCGGCGAGCCTGAGGTGACAACCGAGCGCACCAAGGAGCCGAAGAACGCGGTGATCCGCATCGGCACCAAGAAGGTTGAGCAGCCGACGCCGCCGACCGATGAGCCGGAACAGCCGACTCCGCCGACGACGCCGCCTACCGACGAGCCGACGCCGCCGACTGATGAACCGGAGCAGCCGGAGGAGCCGACGCCGGATCCGTCGGTGCCTCCGAAGGAGGTCGAGCTGCCGTTCACCACGAGGATCATCTACGACGAGACGCTCAAGCCGGGCGAGGAGATCGTGGAGCAGGAGGGTGAAAACGGCAAGGTTGAGGTGACCGTCGAAAATGGCCAGCCTTCCGTAAAGACGACTAAGGAACCGATTCAGCGGATCGTCCGCGTCGGCACCAAGCCGGCGGATGGTGTTGAGTGGAACGAGCGGATCCCGTTCGAGGTGCAGGTCAAGCTCGATCCGACGCTCGAGGCTGGCCAGCACAAGGTCGAGCACGAGGGCAAGCCGGGCCTGGTGCACCACAAGTCTGATGGCTCGGAAGAGACCCTGATTGAGAAGCAGGATCACGTCATCCTTATCGGCACGAAGAAGCCTGAGGGCGAGCCGGAGGATCCGACGCCGGTTCCTGAGGGCGGCATTGAGATCGATGTCCGTTACACCACCCGGGTTGTGTTCGATCCGAACCTGGAGCCAGGCGAAGAGGTCGAGGACGTCGCAGGTAAGGACGGCAAGTACGTCATCAAGATCGTTGATGGCAAGCCTGTCGCCGAACTGGTGGAGCAGCCGGTCGAGCGCGTGGTCCGCGTGGGCAGCAAGCCGTCGAAGCGCACCAGCTGGACCGAAGAGCTCGCCTACGACTACGAGATCGTAGAGGACCCGAACCTGGAGTCTGGCAAGCACGAGATCGTGCAGCCCGGCAAGCCAGGCGAGCGGATCCACCGCGAGGACGGCAGCGTCGTCGAGGTTCCTGCGCAGAAGCTCATCATCAAGGTGGGCACGAAGAAGACGGAACCGACTGCGCCCACCGAGCCCACCGACCCAACGGAGCCGAGCGTTCCGGCTGATCCGCAGGATCCGTCCAAGGGTTCGTCTGAGAAGGCGAAGCGCTGCGTCGCCAACGCGTTTGCGGCAAACAGCCCGATCCTGTGGCTGCTGCCAATCGGCCTGCTGGCCGGTGTTGGCTACGGCGTGAACGAGGCATTCGGCCCGCAGATCCAGCAGGCGGTTGGCCAACTCAACCGCCGCGTGCAGGAATCCCTGCCGGAGACCGACTTCGGTCGGGGCGGCCACGGCCACAACTTTGAGCAGCCCGAGTGGATGCGCGAGCTGCAGGCACAGGCCGACGCCGTCAACCGCCAGTTCGCGGGCTACGGCGAGCAGCTGCAGCCGCTGGGCATCGCACTCGGTGCCATCGCCGCGCTCAGCCTCACCGGCGTGCTCATCGCGCAGGCCTGCCGCGAGGAGGGCTTTGACAACGGCTTGACCGTGCTGGGATCCTCGGCGGAGGGCAAGACCTCCTCTGAGAAGGACGGTTCTTCCTCCCAGAAGTAA
- a CDS encoding adhesin domain containing protein, producing the protein MAGSSRRFRKSTSTGIAASSIIALALGGVSVVAPGPLAPHAAAASSYTGGIRERSGAVEKDAQKASDLPAGSCVVDSTDGKGSQAGFHWNTVEPAAESPDKKRWGLSVAFDNSKDRTFADWGFTHSGRMGGYLDRGQVPSMKAGETFLQGEVVTHAADEKIRIDGSGQQRNLNLFAELTDAKVKQFAEATDGNPVRYAWQGYYTQENPGANRATRGASFSALVNPWPSENIECNPITVTWESKEKLVIRKGEELKVGKINIPAVTGGGTDDSMSRMVVEAYDAQGNFIGTSDTVASGGGTSSVRIDQETGEIFLHHAGVQGHEPERSAGHALQRARQAAYGYTAPGRC; encoded by the coding sequence ATGGCCGGATCATCTCGGCGTTTTCGTAAATCAACTTCTACAGGCATCGCAGCCTCATCCATTATCGCCCTCGCCCTTGGCGGCGTGAGCGTCGTCGCCCCGGGGCCGCTGGCGCCGCACGCTGCCGCTGCATCCAGTTACACGGGCGGCATCCGCGAGAGGTCCGGCGCGGTGGAGAAGGACGCCCAGAAGGCCTCTGACCTGCCGGCCGGCTCGTGTGTTGTCGATTCAACGGATGGGAAGGGCAGCCAAGCTGGTTTCCACTGGAACACCGTGGAGCCGGCTGCAGAGAGCCCCGACAAAAAACGGTGGGGCTTGAGCGTCGCCTTTGACAATTCAAAAGACCGCACGTTCGCCGATTGGGGCTTTACCCATTCAGGCCGCATGGGTGGGTACCTCGATCGTGGTCAAGTTCCCTCTATGAAGGCTGGCGAGACCTTTCTTCAAGGCGAGGTAGTCACTCATGCGGCCGACGAAAAAATTCGTATTGACGGTTCTGGCCAACAACGAAACCTGAACCTCTTCGCAGAACTGACCGATGCGAAAGTCAAGCAGTTCGCTGAGGCTACCGACGGTAACCCGGTACGTTATGCCTGGCAAGGCTACTATACGCAGGAAAACCCCGGAGCAAATAGAGCCACCAGGGGAGCGTCCTTTTCGGCCCTCGTGAACCCGTGGCCGAGCGAAAACATCGAATGTAACCCGATCACGGTCACGTGGGAATCCAAGGAAAAGCTGGTCATCAGGAAGGGCGAGGAGCTCAAGGTCGGCAAGATCAACATCCCGGCCGTGACCGGCGGCGGAACCGATGACTCCATGTCCCGCATGGTCGTGGAGGCCTACGACGCGCAAGGTAACTTCATCGGCACGAGCGACACTGTGGCTTCTGGTGGCGGCACGTCGAGCGTGCGCATCGACCAGGAGACCGGTGAGATCTTTTTACACCATGCCGGAGTACAAGGGCACGAACCTGAGCGCTCAGCAGGGCATGCGCTTCAACGTGCTCGCCAAGCCGCGTACGGTTACACAGCTCCAGGACGCTGCTAA